From one Montipora capricornis isolate CH-2021 chromosome 10, ASM3666992v2, whole genome shotgun sequence genomic stretch:
- the LOC138019038 gene encoding uncharacterized protein, whose amino-acid sequence MDIHIGNKVLGNANPQRVVLKETQHLKAKLQECLQLSGTNSNSNVHDGQKTTFIGRNPVCNAQMPYREKESDCQGMDRPNHIPSQRKIPPDGSSHANIGNKENQDAAGKPKTAKSCWTLDDFEIGKPLGKGKFGNVYLAREKKSKYIVALKVLFKSQLAKSNVEHQLRREIEIQSHLRHPHILRLFGYFYDATRVYLILEFAPKGELYKELTKQERFDEKKSSNYIRQLAQALKYCHAKKVIHRDIKPENLLLGIKGDLKIADFGWSVHAPSSRRTTLCGTLDYLPPEMIEGREHDEKVDLWSLGVLCYEFLVGKPPFEAEGYHDTYRRISRVDLKFPDYISPGAKDLVSKLLVHDPNKRLPLNGVLAHPWIRNNTQTLTLPPPPSEH is encoded by the exons ATG GACATTCATATCGGAAATAAAGTGCTCGGCAATGCCAATCCTCAACGAGTCGTGCTAAAAGAGACCCAGCATCTCAAAGCAAAACTTCAAGAATGCCTTCAACTCTCCGGAACGAACAGCAATTCTAATGTTCACGACGGACAGAAAACTACGTTCATCGGTAGAAATCCTGTTTGTAACGCTCAAATGCCCTATCGGGAAAAAGAGTCAGATTGTCAAGGAATGGACAGACCGAATCACATACCAAGTCAACGGAAAATTCCACCGGATGGCTCTTCACATGCTAACATAGGCAATAAAGAAAACCAAGATGCCGCAGGAAAACCGAAGACAGCGAA GTCTTGTTGGACACTGGACGACTTCGAAATTGGTAAACCTCTTGGGAAAG GAAAGTTTGGCAATGTTTATCTTGcaagggaaaagaaaagcaaatataTTGTGGCTCTGAAG gttCTGTTCAAGTCCCAGCTTGCAAAAAGTAATGTAGAACATCAACTAAGAAGAGAAATTGAAATCCAGTCCCACCTCAG GCATCCCCACATTCTGCGGCTTTTTGGGTATTTCTATGATGCAACCAGAGTGTACCTTATCCTGGAGTTTGCTCCAAAAGGAGAACTGTATAAAGAGTTGACCAAGCAAGAAAGATTTGATGAGAAAAAGTCATCAAAT TATATTCGGCAGTTGGCTCAAGCACTGAAGTATTGCCATGCAAAGAAAGTCATTCACAGAGATATTAAACCAGAAAACCTGCTCCTTGGAATCAAG GGTGACTTAAAAATCGCTGACTTTGGTTGGTCAGTTCATGCACCATCATCAAG ACGAACAACACTTTGTGGAACATTGGACTATCTTCCACCAGAGATGATTGAAGGCAGGGAACATGATGAAAAG GTTGACCTTTGGAGTCTGGGTGTTTTATGTTATGAATTTCTTGTTGGAAAACCACCATTTGAAGCCGAGGGATACCATGATACATATCGTAGAATTTCAAGG GTTGATCTCAAGTTTCCCGATTACATTTCTCCAGGGGCAAAAGACCTCGTCTCCAAG CTGCTGGTTCACGATCCAAACAAACGGCTTCCTCTCAATGGCGTGTTAGCACATCCTTGGATTAGAAACAATACACAAACTCTAACATTGCCACCACCACCTTCAGAGCATTAA